One Archangium violaceum genomic window, ATAGAGCCGCTGTGGCAGGGAGAGGCGCTGGGGAACATCCCGGGTTCCCAACGCGAACACCTCGCGCACTCCCTGGCGTAGTCCCTCGCGGCACTGCTCCAGATCGGCGCGCAGCCCCTCGGCGCTCTGGTAGCGCTCCTCGGCCGTCTTGGCCAACAGCTTCATCACGATGGCAGAGAGGGCCAGCGGAATGGACGGGCGGAGCTCGTGCGGTGGCCTCGGGTGCTGGGCCATGTGCGCGTGGAACCATTCGAGCGCATCCCGGCCCTGGAACGGCCGGCTCCCCGTCAGCAGCTCGTAGAACGTCACCCCCAGCGAATACAGGTCCGTGCGGTAGTCCACCAACCGGTTCATCCGCCCGGTCTGCTCCGGCGACATGTATGCCAGCGTCGCCTCGATCAGGTGCGCCGGTGCCGCCTCCAGGTGCTCCACCCGCTGTAGCGAGGCCCCTCCGAAGTCGACGAAGCGGGTACTTCCCGTCGGCTCGATGATGATGTTGGAGGGCTTGATGTCCTTGTGGATGACACCGTGGCGGTGGATGTCCGCGAGGATCGACACGAGGGAGATGGCCAGCTCCAGGAATCGCGGCACCTCCATGGGCTGCCCCACGAAGTCGGACAGGGGCGTACCGCGCACCTCCTCCATCAGGAGCACGGGGCGCTCGAGGACCTGCTCGTGGGAGTAGGGCCGGACCACGCCGCTCACATCCCGCAGCCGTTGCAGGATGCTGTACTCCCGGCGATAGCGCTCGCGCTCGCGCGGACCCGCGGCGGCTGTCGCCGGAGTCTTGATGATGACCGGCAAGCCATCCGACTCACGCACCGCCTGGAAGAGCACGTTCAAACCCGTGGATCGCAGCGTACCGAGAATCTTGTAACCCGGGATGTCGAACATCATGGTTCAGGTCGACCTGCCCCCCTCCGAATCAAGGAGCGTACAACCGAATCCCTTCCCACCAGAAGCTACCCCCCGTCGCCGCGCGCCGCTCGCCCGGTCCAGCCCTGGGATAATGGTCCCCGCCACGGGCCGGAAATGGCTCTTTCGAGAGGACCACTTCATTCCCATACTCCGTCGCGTTCCTTCCTTCCGCCCCGGAGCCATGCCATGCGTCCCGCGTCGCCGTCCACCGAGCCACATTTCTCATTTGTCCTCGAAACACCCGCCGCCACCCCCGAGGCCGCGCGGCAGCACTTCCTCGCGAAACTGTCGGTGGAGACGGATCCCGCCGACCTCAGGCTCGACCTGGAGCGCGGCCGGAAGGGCTTCGTCGTGGTGGACACACGCCCGCCCGAGGCCTACGCGCGCCGTCACATCCCCGGGGCGATCAACATCCCGGGCCGCACCGTTTCCGCCGAGACGACGGCGGCGCTCTCCAAGGACGACGTCATCGTCGTCTACTGCTGGAGCCCGGGCTGCAACGGCGCCACCAAGGCCGCGGTCCGCTTCGCCGCGCTGGGCTTCCGGGTGAAGGAGCTTCTGGGCGGCATCGAATACTGGGTGAAGGAGGGCTGCCCCACCGAAGGCACGCTCCCCCAGGGCGTCCCCGTCTTCGGCATCAAGGGCGAAATCTAAGGGACTCCCCGTACCTGGTGGGCGAGGTAGGCTGCGAGCCCATGCCGCGAGGAGTGCCCGCCGAGCTGTTCCCTCCGCACCTCCCGAGGTTGCGACAGGCGCAGGGACCGCTGCACCGACAGCTCTACGAGCGCCTGCGTCGAGCCATCCTCACGGGCGTGCTACCGCCCCGGAGCCGGTTGCCCTCCACCCGGACGCTGGCGGCCACCCTGGGGGTGTCCCGCAACACCGTGGAGCAGGCCTTCTCCCAGCTCGACGCGGAGGGGCTGTTGGAGCGGCGCGTGGGCTCTGGCTCGGTGGTGGCCCTGCCCGAGCAT contains:
- a CDS encoding rhodanese-like domain-containing protein, with protein sequence MRPASPSTEPHFSFVLETPAATPEAARQHFLAKLSVETDPADLRLDLERGRKGFVVVDTRPPEAYARRHIPGAINIPGRTVSAETTAALSKDDVIVVYCWSPGCNGATKAAVRFAALGFRVKELLGGIEYWVKEGCPTEGTLPQGVPVFGIKGEI